One genomic segment of Candidatus Obscuribacter sp. includes these proteins:
- a CDS encoding prolipoprotein diacylglyceryl transferase produces the protein MYLASPGAIICQLGPLTIRYYGVMIALGFILALIAAAKLAKKLALNVDNLISLALWSFIAGILGARAYYVLLSLDNFAGNPAGMFAIWNGGLSIHGGIIGGIIAAYFYLRSQKLPFWPYADVMGAAIPLAQAVGRWGNFFNSEAYGLPVGESFPLKLYIPQASRNLQYHSYEYFHPTFLYESIWNLVTFILIYFFVVQRTRQYPGMTFFTYLALYSIGRITIEPFRVDTVSYFLGMPVPQLVSAITLAIALCAMLAIFQKHNESDKAQDVINS, from the coding sequence ATGTACCTAGCATCCCCAGGGGCAATCATCTGCCAGCTAGGTCCACTGACTATCCGCTACTACGGTGTAATGATTGCGCTTGGATTTATTCTGGCGCTAATTGCTGCCGCCAAGTTAGCCAAAAAGCTAGCACTCAATGTAGACAACCTGATTTCTCTTGCGCTCTGGAGCTTTATAGCGGGGATTTTAGGCGCGCGGGCCTACTATGTGTTACTTAGCCTCGACAACTTTGCTGGCAATCCAGCCGGCATGTTTGCCATCTGGAATGGCGGACTTTCAATTCACGGCGGTATCATTGGTGGTATCATCGCCGCCTATTTTTATTTGCGCAGTCAAAAACTACCATTCTGGCCCTATGCCGATGTGATGGGAGCAGCTATTCCACTGGCTCAGGCAGTGGGGCGCTGGGGCAATTTCTTTAACTCAGAAGCCTACGGACTGCCTGTCGGCGAGAGTTTTCCGCTTAAGCTATATATCCCTCAAGCCAGTCGTAATTTGCAGTATCATTCCTATGAATACTTTCACCCCACTTTTTTATATGAGTCTATCTGGAACCTTGTCACATTTATCTTGATTTACTTTTTTGTGGTGCAGCGTACCAGACAGTATCCGGGCATGACGTTTTTTACTTACCTGGCGCTTTACTCAATTGGACGCATCACAATCGAGCCATTTAGAGTAGATACAGTCTCATACTTCCTCGGCATGCCAGTACCACAGCTGGTATCAGCCATTACTCTAGCTATTGCCCTTTGTGCCATGCTCGCAATTTTTCAAAAGCATAACGAGAGCGACAAGGCAC